In the genome of Telluria beijingensis, one region contains:
- a CDS encoding sigma-54 dependent transcriptional regulator, whose translation MITRATVSVKRLLCISSEGSAHARACCGELPGWDVCVVDNLAEARKVLSQQHYGVGLLLDRSDGAGDAGIERFLRQQHQTRWVGVFDAARLDQPALRELIAAHLFDFHTRPVDTLRLQHSLGHAHGMATLSKTTPQQRRIAQQASHIDGVSPAIVRLRAHIDKIAAVDAPVLVCGESGSGKELAAQEVHRRSQRAAGPFIAINCAAVAPSLIHSELFGHERGSFTGATRDKQGLIEAASGGSIFLDEIGDLPLDLQASLLRFLQERVIYRVGGTRTIAVDARVITATHVNLPQAVAEGRFREDLYYRLSVFPIRVPPLRERKEDLPLLTDLVFNKYAAERSPQLKGVSREALQAMARYDWPGNVRELINRVRRAMVLAEQRLIMPEDLDLPSAGPICPVKEGLGSSRLSAERVAIGESLARSNNNISQAARELGVSRMTLYRLMAKHAISS comes from the coding sequence GTGATAACGAGGGCAACGGTGTCTGTTAAACGTCTCTTATGCATTTCGAGTGAAGGCAGTGCGCACGCACGCGCCTGCTGTGGCGAGCTACCCGGGTGGGATGTGTGCGTGGTCGACAACCTGGCCGAAGCGCGCAAGGTCTTGTCGCAGCAGCACTATGGTGTCGGCTTGCTGCTCGACCGCAGCGACGGCGCCGGCGATGCCGGGATCGAGCGCTTCCTGCGCCAGCAGCACCAGACGCGCTGGGTCGGCGTGTTCGATGCCGCGCGGCTCGACCAGCCGGCGCTGCGCGAGCTGATCGCGGCGCACCTGTTCGATTTCCATACGCGCCCGGTCGACACGCTGCGCCTGCAGCACTCGCTCGGCCACGCCCATGGCATGGCGACCCTGTCCAAGACCACCCCGCAGCAGCGCCGCATCGCGCAGCAGGCCAGCCATATCGACGGCGTCTCGCCCGCCATCGTGCGCCTGCGCGCCCACATCGACAAGATCGCGGCCGTCGACGCGCCGGTGCTGGTATGCGGCGAGAGCGGCAGCGGCAAGGAACTCGCGGCCCAGGAAGTCCACCGCCGTTCCCAGCGCGCCGCCGGCCCCTTCATCGCCATCAATTGCGCGGCCGTGGCGCCTTCGCTGATCCACTCCGAACTGTTCGGCCACGAGCGCGGTTCGTTCACCGGCGCCACCCGCGACAAGCAGGGCCTGATCGAAGCGGCGTCCGGCGGCAGCATCTTCCTGGACGAGATCGGCGACCTGCCGCTCGACCTGCAGGCCAGCCTGCTGCGCTTCCTGCAAGAGCGCGTGATCTACCGCGTCGGCGGCACCCGCACCATCGCCGTCGACGCGCGCGTGATCACCGCCACCCACGTCAACCTGCCGCAGGCGGTGGCCGAAGGGCGCTTCCGCGAAGACCTGTATTACCGCCTGAGCGTATTCCCGATCCGGGTGCCGCCGCTGCGCGAGCGCAAGGAAGACTTGCCGCTGCTGACCGACCTCGTCTTCAACAAGTATGCGGCCGAACGCAGCCCGCAACTGAAGGGCGTGAGCCGCGAAGCACTGCAGGCCATGGCGCGCTACGACTGGCCGGGCAATGTGCGCGAACTCATCAACCGGGTGCGGCGCGCCATGGTGCTGGCCGAACAGCGCCTGATCATGCCGGAAGACCTCGACCTGCCCAGCGCCGGCCCGATCTGCCCGGTCAAGGAAGGCCTCGGCAGCTCGCGCCTGTCCGCCGAACGGGTCGCCATCGGCGAGAGCCTGGCGCGCAGCAACAACAACATCAGCCAGGCCGCGCGCGAGCTGGGCGTCTCGCGCATGACACTGTATCGCCTGATGGCCAAGCACGCGATTTCCTCGTAA
- a CDS encoding HIT family protein, which translates to MTVLREPGCELCNLAAPAAWRGDKFSVIVVDDASYPGFCRVIWHDHVREMSDLARDDRLLVNEAVFLVEQAVREVMQPLKVNVASLGNVVPHLHWHIIPRYADDAHFPAPVWAQAVRETPSDILAARRALAEQLGAAIARRFT; encoded by the coding sequence ATGACGGTGCTGCGCGAGCCTGGCTGCGAGCTGTGCAACCTGGCGGCGCCTGCGGCCTGGCGCGGCGACAAGTTCAGCGTGATCGTCGTCGACGATGCCAGCTACCCCGGCTTTTGCCGCGTGATCTGGCACGACCATGTGCGCGAGATGAGCGACCTGGCGCGCGATGACCGCCTGCTGGTGAACGAGGCCGTGTTCCTGGTCGAACAGGCGGTGCGCGAAGTCATGCAGCCGCTGAAGGTCAATGTGGCCAGCCTGGGCAATGTGGTGCCGCACCTGCACTGGCATATCATTCCGCGCTATGCCGACGACGCCCACTTCCCGGCGCCCGTGTGGGCGCAGGCGGTGCGCGAGACGCCATCGGATATCCTGGCCGCGCGCCGCGCGCTGGCCGAACAACTGGGCGCCGCCATCGCGCGCCGTTTTACCTGA
- a CDS encoding type VI secretion system Vgr family protein: MSASHLSLPLTDADRPIRLRIRNHSDDAGHQLLVQHVSGVETMCGGIEYILLCVATQHGMELKQFIANAVELQFVTDTGGLRSVCGIVAEASEGQSDGRLATYQLIVRDALSLLDKTCNTRVFRHASEVDITHTLLKEWRHSNAAAAACFEVDLSNLKIYPPRAFTMQFNESTAAFLRRLWKRRGIAWFIKSGTTNKSGDAATPVHTLVLYDDVMRLKQNAAGEIRFHRDDGTEARDTITAWHAVRSLAPGNLNRSSWDYVQGRSMQSQENCMNDQGRFGNRFARGLDDYLIDTPHAGDSTDDYRKLGLARIQRHEYEAKFFHGESSDRNMCVGQWNRIAGHPEIDTHPPKEREFVITELHVEADNNLPKVLDDRVRRLFALNHWRQDSGPLEKASAECGMRYANRFTCVRRGIPIVPAYDPRVDLPRTDLQYVTVVGPVNEEIHCDELGRVKIRFPGCRPEDHAHADGAGASGTDRDSAWVQVATPWAGEQYGSISLPRVGHQVLCAFVGGDPDKPLIIGRAHGGQAPPASFNRKSRLPGDRYLSGIVSKEGGSERYNQLRMDDTPGPISAQLASAHGHSQLNLGYLVHPRCDGMARGRGQGFELATNDSGAIRTAKSLLITAWRRLDACGDQLGREEHLALMQDCLDLFKSLGEYAVQHQALPVDPAAQAALKEDLGAEGGVKPTLSITAPEGLAFSTPKTVVSYAGVNLDTVAQQHMQLACGQHFNLNAGKGISLFSHMNGITQVAHKGKFVMQSQHDDMQIDAAKDLKTTAGRRMVFMAEEEITFIVSGGAYLTLKGGTAEIGGPGAMTIKTDGHHWKGPASQKTDLPTFDAGEFSRTPRLLRATDGKPVEGMKVHVERVGDTPLSGETNAAGEGDKIVADHLQQLKATFYKPAK; this comes from the coding sequence ATGAGTGCGTCCCATCTTTCCCTCCCACTTACCGATGCCGATCGCCCCATCCGCCTGCGTATCCGGAATCATTCAGATGACGCCGGCCACCAGTTGCTGGTACAGCATGTCAGTGGTGTGGAGACGATGTGCGGTGGTATCGAATATATCTTGCTGTGCGTCGCCACGCAGCACGGGATGGAACTCAAGCAATTCATCGCCAATGCGGTCGAACTGCAGTTTGTCACCGACACCGGCGGTTTGCGTTCAGTCTGCGGCATCGTGGCCGAAGCGTCGGAAGGCCAAAGCGACGGCAGACTGGCAACCTATCAGCTGATCGTGCGCGATGCACTTTCCCTGCTCGACAAGACATGCAATACACGGGTATTCCGTCATGCCAGCGAAGTCGACATCACGCACACCTTGTTAAAGGAATGGCGTCATTCCAACGCTGCCGCGGCAGCGTGCTTCGAGGTCGACCTGAGCAATCTGAAAATCTATCCCCCGCGCGCGTTCACGATGCAATTCAACGAGTCGACCGCTGCGTTCCTGCGCAGGTTGTGGAAACGCCGCGGCATCGCATGGTTCATCAAATCCGGCACGACGAACAAAAGCGGGGACGCCGCCACACCCGTTCACACGCTGGTCCTGTACGACGACGTCATGCGTCTCAAGCAGAACGCAGCGGGAGAAATCCGCTTCCATCGGGACGACGGCACCGAAGCGAGGGATACGATCACCGCGTGGCATGCGGTACGCAGCCTGGCTCCTGGCAACCTCAACCGCAGCAGTTGGGATTATGTCCAGGGCCGCTCGATGCAGAGCCAGGAAAACTGCATGAACGACCAGGGACGGTTCGGCAACCGGTTCGCTCGTGGCCTGGACGATTACCTGATCGATACTCCGCATGCCGGCGACAGCACCGATGACTACCGCAAGCTCGGACTTGCCCGCATCCAGCGTCATGAGTACGAGGCCAAGTTCTTTCACGGCGAGAGCAGCGACCGCAATATGTGTGTCGGGCAGTGGAACAGGATCGCCGGCCATCCCGAGATAGACACGCATCCACCAAAAGAGCGCGAGTTCGTCATCACCGAACTGCATGTCGAGGCAGACAACAATCTTCCCAAAGTCCTGGACGACCGGGTGCGACGCCTGTTCGCGCTGAATCACTGGCGCCAGGACAGCGGCCCCCTCGAAAAGGCCAGCGCCGAATGCGGCATGCGCTATGCCAACCGTTTCACTTGCGTCCGGCGAGGCATCCCGATCGTTCCCGCCTACGACCCGCGGGTCGACCTGCCGCGCACCGACTTGCAGTATGTAACGGTGGTGGGCCCAGTCAACGAAGAAATCCACTGCGATGAGCTCGGCCGCGTCAAGATCCGATTCCCCGGTTGCCGTCCCGAAGACCATGCACATGCGGACGGAGCGGGCGCCTCCGGCACCGACCGCGATTCGGCATGGGTACAGGTGGCCACGCCATGGGCGGGCGAGCAGTACGGATCGATTTCCTTGCCACGCGTGGGCCACCAGGTGCTGTGCGCCTTCGTGGGCGGCGACCCGGACAAGCCGCTCATCATCGGGCGCGCGCACGGCGGCCAGGCCCCGCCCGCTTCGTTCAACCGCAAAAGCCGCCTGCCGGGCGATCGCTATCTTTCCGGGATCGTCAGCAAGGAAGGCGGATCGGAACGCTACAACCAGCTCCGGATGGACGACACACCGGGCCCAATCAGCGCCCAGCTTGCCAGCGCCCACGGCCACAGCCAGCTCAACCTGGGGTATCTCGTGCACCCGCGTTGCGACGGCATGGCGCGCGGACGGGGCCAGGGCTTCGAGCTGGCGACCAACGATAGCGGCGCTATCCGCACCGCCAAGTCGCTCCTGATCACCGCCTGGAGACGGCTCGATGCCTGCGGCGACCAGCTCGGCCGCGAAGAACATCTGGCCCTGATGCAGGATTGCCTGGATCTGTTCAAGTCGCTGGGCGAGTACGCCGTGCAGCATCAAGCGTTGCCGGTCGATCCGGCGGCGCAGGCGGCGCTGAAGGAGGATCTTGGGGCCGAGGGCGGCGTCAAGCCGACGCTGAGTATCACAGCGCCGGAAGGCCTCGCGTTCAGCACGCCCAAGACTGTTGTCAGCTATGCCGGCGTCAATCTCGATACGGTCGCCCAGCAGCATATGCAGCTGGCTTGCGGACAGCACTTCAACCTGAATGCCGGCAAGGGGATCTCGTTGTTCTCCCACATGAATGGCATCACGCAGGTGGCGCACAAGGGCAAGTTCGTCATGCAGAGCCAGCACGACGATATGCAGATCGATGCGGCGAAGGACCTCAAGACCACGGCAGGACGGCGCATGGTGTTCATGGCCGAAGAGGAGATCACCTTCATCGTCAGCGGCGGCGCCTACCTCACGCTGAAAGGCGGAACGGCGGAAATAGGCGGGCCGGGCGCCATGACCATCAAGACCGATGGACATCACTGGAAGGGACCGGCAAGCCAGAAGACGGACTTGCCAACCTTCGACGCCGGTGAATTCAGTCGTACGCCGCGGTTGCTGCGGGCGACCGATGGCAAGCCGGTGGAAGGGATGAAAGTGCATGTGGAGCGTGTGGGCGATACGCCGCTGTCTGGCGAGACCAATGCCGCGGGGGAAGGCGACAAGATCGTGGCCGACCATCTGCAGCAACTGAAGGCAACGTTTTACAAGCCGGCTAAATAA
- a CDS encoding cold-shock protein, producing MATGTVKWFNDAKGFGFITPDGGGEDVFAHFSAINATGFKSLQENQRVSFEITAGPKGKQAANIQPQA from the coding sequence ATGGCAACTGGCACTGTAAAATGGTTCAACGATGCTAAAGGTTTCGGCTTCATCACCCCGGACGGCGGCGGCGAAGACGTCTTTGCGCATTTCTCGGCCATCAATGCCACCGGTTTCAAATCGCTGCAAGAAAATCAGCGCGTGAGCTTCGAGATCACTGCCGGCCCAAAAGGCAAGCAGGCTGCGAACATCCAGCCACAGGCTTGA
- the ubiE gene encoding bifunctional demethylmenaquinone methyltransferase/2-methoxy-6-polyprenyl-1,4-benzoquinol methylase UbiE, which yields MTNTTHFGYKTVDEDQKVQEVAKVFHSVASKYDVMNDLMSAGLHRAWKMFTIAQAGVRPGFKVLDIAGGTGDLAKAFAKQAGKSGEVWLTDINESMLRVGRDRLLNKGIVTPTMLCDAEKLPFPDNYFDRVSVAFGLRNMTHKDQALAEMRRVLKPGGKLLVLEFSKVIAPLQKPYDVYSFSVLPWLGQRIAGDAESYRYLAESIRMHPDQDTLKGMMQEAGLERVQYFNLTAGVAALHTGIKL from the coding sequence ATGACCAATACCACCCACTTCGGCTACAAGACTGTCGACGAGGACCAGAAGGTCCAGGAAGTCGCCAAGGTTTTCCACTCGGTCGCCTCGAAGTACGACGTCATGAACGACCTGATGTCGGCCGGCCTGCACCGCGCCTGGAAGATGTTCACCATCGCCCAGGCCGGCGTGCGTCCCGGCTTCAAGGTGCTCGACATCGCCGGCGGCACCGGCGACCTGGCCAAGGCCTTCGCGAAGCAGGCGGGCAAGAGCGGCGAAGTCTGGCTCACCGACATCAACGAGTCGATGCTGCGCGTCGGCCGCGATCGTCTCTTGAATAAAGGGATTGTCACCCCAACCATGTTGTGTGATGCCGAAAAGCTGCCGTTTCCGGACAATTACTTCGACCGGGTCAGCGTCGCCTTCGGCCTGCGCAATATGACCCATAAGGACCAGGCCCTGGCCGAGATGCGCCGGGTGCTCAAGCCCGGCGGCAAGCTGCTGGTGCTGGAATTCTCGAAGGTGATCGCGCCGCTGCAGAAACCGTACGATGTGTATTCGTTCTCGGTGCTGCCGTGGCTGGGCCAGCGGATCGCCGGCGATGCCGAAAGCTATCGCTACCTGGCCGAATCGATCCGCATGCACCCCGACCAGGACACCCTGAAGGGGATGATGCAGGAAGCAGGACTGGAGCGGGTCCAGTATTTCAACCTGACGGCGGGTGTGGCCGCATTGCACACCGGTATCAAACTGTAG
- a CDS encoding Tim44 domain-containing protein: protein MKKILVTTMLAVTAFAMVADAFARPMGGKRSIGRQSQSVQQQGPAPAPAQNMQRQGPNSAAPAAAGAGAAGAAAAAKKPSMMRNILGGALLGLGLGALLSHLGIGGALASIISTILMVALIGGVIFFIVRMIRRKDTPANPSAATAGGFGGGGFKPQAASATPEIGSGLRNSPAAFQGNVGLDKGAAAGFGGAAAATTYQQWGVPADFDSETFLRHAKSSFIRMQAAWDRGDTDDLREFTAPEVFAELKMQIQERGGVADYTDVVNIDAQLLGIEQTATDYLASVQFNAMIRSAKDALPEPFVEVWNMSKPLSGSGGWVLAGIQQTN, encoded by the coding sequence ATGAAAAAAATCCTGGTCACGACGATGTTGGCAGTCACCGCGTTCGCGATGGTGGCGGACGCCTTCGCCCGACCAATGGGCGGCAAGCGCTCGATCGGACGGCAATCGCAGTCCGTGCAGCAGCAGGGCCCAGCCCCGGCGCCGGCCCAGAACATGCAGCGCCAGGGCCCGAATTCGGCGGCGCCTGCCGCGGCTGGCGCTGGCGCGGCAGGCGCCGCGGCGGCCGCCAAGAAACCGAGCATGATGCGTAACATCCTGGGCGGCGCACTGCTGGGCCTGGGCCTGGGCGCGCTGCTGTCGCACCTGGGTATCGGCGGCGCCCTGGCCAGCATCATCTCGACCATCCTGATGGTCGCGCTGATCGGCGGGGTGATCTTCTTCATCGTACGCATGATTCGCCGCAAGGACACGCCGGCCAATCCATCGGCGGCGACCGCGGGCGGTTTCGGCGGCGGCGGCTTCAAGCCCCAGGCTGCCAGCGCCACGCCTGAAATCGGCTCGGGCCTGCGCAATAGCCCTGCAGCGTTCCAGGGCAATGTGGGCCTGGACAAAGGCGCCGCGGCCGGCTTCGGCGGCGCTGCCGCCGCGACCACCTACCAGCAATGGGGCGTGCCGGCCGACTTCGACAGCGAGACCTTCCTGCGCCATGCGAAATCGTCCTTCATCCGCATGCAGGCGGCCTGGGACCGCGGCGACACCGACGACCTGCGCGAATTCACCGCGCCCGAGGTGTTCGCCGAGCTCAAGATGCAGATCCAGGAACGCGGCGGCGTGGCCGACTACACCGACGTGGTCAATATCGACGCCCAGCTGCTGGGCATCGAGCAGACCGCCACCGACTACCTGGCGAGCGTGCAGTTCAACGCGATGATCCGCAGCGCCAAGGATGCGTTGCCGGAGCCGTTCGTCGAAGTCTGGAACATGTCGAAGCCGCTGTCGGGTTCGGGCGGCTGGGTGCTGGCCGGTATCCAGCAGACGAATTGA
- a CDS encoding PAAR domain-containing protein: MRRVIRLNDPTSHGGKVIVAAPNTTVMGVAVARKGDRCFCPIQGHQQCVIAEGDPKVTIDGVPVAFEGHATSCGAKLISTVPNSGRG, translated from the coding sequence ATGCGGCGCGTCATCCGCCTGAACGACCCCACCAGCCATGGCGGCAAGGTCATCGTAGCGGCGCCAAACACCACCGTGATGGGCGTTGCGGTCGCGCGCAAGGGCGACCGCTGCTTTTGCCCGATCCAGGGCCATCAGCAATGCGTGATCGCGGAAGGTGACCCGAAAGTGACAATCGATGGCGTGCCGGTCGCATTCGAGGGACACGCCACCAGTTGTGGCGCGAAATTGATATCCACGGTGCCCAATAGCGGCCGTGGATGA
- a CDS encoding T6SS effector phospholipase Tle3 domain-containing protein, with protein MSTAAASDSPCAAHSTGSPLDDPANLILGSNTGIVFLSPKHLDVVMQLPLPGIVIFVHGVNSDGEWYQQTEEGLCNGLNDRLKRGADHLAFPTPEGGQLRPVEYMPELTPKGFINPERNAKSFITSTAHFSPVIQFRWGYKASSDELQQFSDGIFLNEQNYWGGGPFANGCTALPDLWSAGLSNELFLWLHVEHMNPANDRKVYACPPRPYYVLAALRLARLVESIREKQADVPITIVCHSQGNMIGMAAAFLGDRLDAVTDANGKTGRCVADNYVLCNPPYSLVKSNTTQGWVERGMKDAEGKGGRQTWEARIATLRAFFDIVRRQRAAEQPCKLIDEAMRNDLHGFDAMSDRYRYGMGDTPSTHGRVTLYFNPHDQVISACTIQGIGWRGMSQQEIDAANGHGVFCQRVFSQGFEVGKKGTYDFWADQHNKPAPGSHGFWYPLSPVAKYSIARGLDSHPNVVGKIMTFAMAPVMIAITGVAGTRINALPPNDWRTPLTAPDLPNSFKPQAMRFGVASEQFDQGMDAPGEYRDKKAERAADDPYAGDRPVPQSATEEAKRKGSDAAEGDQHSEAGLLYEHRALLRMEAKREGIYATKDQVTAEDKPETASEKYTEWRTKKIKATLAKTIDTHATDHSTIMTNGMHAQRALAYDVAVGICRISAHDPSFFRSLGDWRILGSAPKENSHNYFHEYFQKGKLNDQSIYEWSKTKIEGGMPVTIADKREIFG; from the coding sequence ATGTCTACTGCCGCCGCTTCTGACTCGCCTTGTGCCGCGCATTCGACCGGCAGCCCGCTGGACGATCCCGCCAACCTGATACTCGGCTCCAATACGGGCATCGTTTTTTTGTCGCCGAAACATCTCGACGTCGTCATGCAGCTGCCTCTTCCGGGGATCGTCATTTTTGTTCACGGCGTGAATTCGGATGGCGAGTGGTATCAGCAAACAGAAGAAGGTTTATGCAATGGACTGAACGATCGGCTGAAGCGGGGTGCGGATCACCTGGCGTTTCCAACGCCGGAAGGCGGACAGCTCCGTCCAGTCGAGTACATGCCGGAGCTGACCCCGAAAGGATTCATCAATCCCGAGCGCAATGCAAAAAGCTTCATCACGTCGACCGCCCACTTTTCGCCCGTGATTCAGTTCCGCTGGGGCTACAAGGCGAGTAGCGACGAGCTGCAACAATTCAGCGATGGCATCTTCCTGAACGAACAGAATTACTGGGGCGGTGGGCCGTTCGCCAACGGCTGTACCGCCCTTCCCGACCTGTGGTCGGCCGGGCTGTCGAATGAGCTGTTTCTGTGGCTGCATGTCGAGCACATGAACCCTGCTAACGACCGCAAGGTGTACGCATGCCCTCCCCGTCCCTATTACGTCCTGGCCGCGCTGCGTCTTGCGCGGCTGGTCGAGTCGATCCGCGAGAAGCAGGCCGATGTCCCGATCACGATCGTGTGCCATAGCCAGGGCAATATGATCGGCATGGCTGCGGCATTTCTCGGCGACCGGCTCGATGCTGTCACCGATGCGAATGGGAAGACAGGACGCTGCGTCGCCGACAACTACGTACTGTGCAACCCGCCTTACAGCCTGGTCAAGAGCAATACCACGCAAGGTTGGGTTGAGCGGGGCATGAAAGACGCTGAAGGCAAGGGTGGGCGCCAAACGTGGGAAGCCCGTATCGCAACGCTACGTGCATTCTTCGACATCGTACGGCGACAGAGGGCTGCCGAGCAGCCATGCAAACTCATTGACGAAGCGATGAGGAATGACCTGCACGGCTTCGATGCGATGTCCGACCGATACAGGTACGGCATGGGCGACACGCCATCGACCCATGGCCGCGTGACCCTGTATTTCAATCCGCACGATCAGGTCATTTCCGCCTGCACCATCCAGGGTATCGGGTGGCGGGGAATGAGCCAGCAGGAGATCGATGCGGCAAACGGTCATGGGGTCTTTTGCCAGCGTGTCTTCTCGCAGGGCTTTGAGGTCGGCAAGAAGGGAACATATGACTTCTGGGCGGACCAGCACAACAAGCCTGCGCCCGGGAGTCATGGCTTCTGGTATCCGCTGTCGCCGGTGGCGAAGTATTCAATCGCGAGAGGGTTGGACTCGCATCCCAATGTGGTCGGGAAAATCATGACCTTCGCGATGGCGCCAGTCATGATCGCGATCACCGGCGTTGCCGGCACGAGGATCAATGCCCTGCCGCCGAACGACTGGAGAACGCCGCTAACGGCGCCCGATCTTCCGAACTCATTCAAACCGCAAGCAATGCGTTTTGGCGTTGCCAGCGAGCAGTTCGATCAGGGGATGGATGCGCCTGGCGAGTATCGCGACAAGAAGGCAGAACGCGCTGCCGACGATCCGTATGCCGGGGACCGTCCCGTCCCTCAATCCGCGACAGAGGAAGCGAAACGTAAAGGTAGCGATGCGGCGGAAGGCGATCAGCATAGTGAAGCAGGCCTGCTGTATGAGCACCGGGCCCTGTTGCGGATGGAGGCGAAGCGGGAAGGAATATATGCCACCAAAGATCAAGTGACCGCGGAAGACAAACCCGAAACCGCTAGTGAAAAATATACGGAATGGCGAACGAAGAAAATTAAAGCAACCCTCGCCAAAACCATCGATACGCACGCCACAGATCATTCAACAATCATGACCAATGGGATGCATGCGCAGCGAGCATTGGCTTACGATGTTGCAGTCGGAATTTGCCGTATTAGCGCGCATGATCCTTCATTTTTCCGGTCTCTTGGAGACTGGCGGATTCTCGGCAGCGCACCGAAGGAAAATTCACACAATTACTTTCATGAATATTTCCAAAAAGGCAAATTGAACGATCAGTCAATTTATGAATGGAGCAAAACCAAAATTGAAGGCGGCATGCCTGTAACCATTGCCGACAAGCGGGAGATATTCGGATAA
- a CDS encoding C39 family peptidase produces the protein MKYGLFLAALCGTLLAPAPAPALELAVVGRVNVPVTSLKDIKFQRTTRQQYDYSCGAAAVSTLLSHHYATPVPEQDVFQQMYEKGDKTKIHKEGFSLLDMQRFLATRGFRADGFKLPIEKLIEEKLPAIVLITDRGFNHFVVVKGAEDGRILIGDPSTGNRVVSMERFQEIWRSKILFVIHSHKEGIAFNNPADWRGAPRAPLGTGMHQDQLSASLPKFGPGDF, from the coding sequence ATGAAGTACGGACTCTTCCTGGCCGCCCTGTGCGGCACCCTGCTGGCGCCGGCTCCGGCGCCAGCACTCGAACTGGCGGTCGTCGGGCGCGTCAACGTGCCGGTCACCAGCCTCAAGGACATCAAGTTCCAGCGCACCACGCGCCAGCAGTACGACTACAGTTGCGGCGCCGCCGCCGTGTCGACCCTGCTGTCGCACCACTACGCCACCCCGGTACCGGAACAGGACGTGTTCCAGCAGATGTACGAAAAGGGTGACAAGACCAAGATTCACAAGGAAGGCTTCTCGCTGCTCGACATGCAGCGCTTCCTGGCCACGCGCGGCTTCCGCGCCGATGGCTTCAAGCTGCCGATCGAAAAGCTGATCGAGGAAAAACTGCCGGCCATCGTGCTGATCACCGACCGCGGCTTCAACCATTTCGTGGTCGTCAAGGGCGCCGAAGACGGCCGCATCCTGATCGGCGACCCGTCCACCGGCAACCGCGTGGTGAGCATGGAGCGCTTCCAGGAAATCTGGCGCAGCAAGATCCTGTTCGTGATCCACAGCCACAAGGAAGGCATCGCCTTCAACAACCCGGCCGACTGGCGTGGCGCACCGCGCGCGCCGCTGGGCACCGGCATGCACCAGGACCAGCTCAGTGCCTCGCTGCCGAAATTCGGCCCTGGCGACTTTTGA
- a CDS encoding DUF971 domain-containing protein encodes MPNPTELTVHQKSRVLDIAYDDGSAYSIPFELMRVYSPSAEVKGHGPGQEVLQVGKREVGIADVEQVGNYAIKPTFSDGHDTGIFSWDYLYELGRSQESLWKQYVARLQAAGFDEETGRAPGSMLAGAAPAKSGGGGCGSGGCGCN; translated from the coding sequence ATGCCTAACCCAACCGAACTGACCGTCCACCAGAAATCGCGCGTGCTCGACATCGCCTACGACGACGGCAGCGCCTACTCGATCCCGTTCGAACTGATGCGCGTGTACTCGCCGTCGGCCGAAGTGAAGGGCCATGGCCCGGGCCAGGAAGTGCTGCAGGTCGGCAAGCGCGAGGTCGGCATTGCCGACGTCGAGCAGGTCGGCAACTACGCAATCAAGCCGACCTTCTCGGATGGCCACGATACCGGCATCTTCAGCTGGGATTATTTGTATGAACTGGGTCGCAGCCAGGAGTCGCTGTGGAAGCAGTATGTGGCGCGCCTGCAGGCGGCCGGCTTCGATGAAGAGACTGGCCGTGCACCCGGCTCGATGCTGGCTGGCGCGGCGCCGGCGAAGTCGGGCGGTGGCGGTTGTGGCTCGGGTGGCTGCGGCTGCAATTGA